A single Streptomyces sannanensis DNA region contains:
- a CDS encoding TniQ family protein produces the protein MPAAGGIVPTTRQVGRGSLLPALLPIRVRPHLGETTENYIRRLARANHLKPSALHSLACGPPNWTGKPRLDRLAALTGRPAEHLERALTDGSVPRWRTTVTGQDERLPKGTYLLYRKIRQDAESGWSARRLAERHQVSRWVVRKALTVSLPPARQRTNPYRKTPVIASVRHLVNPMISRDMSAKRIWTALMDDHGVSISFSTLNAYIRSQRTGYRSPPPPIC, from the coding sequence ATGCCTGCCGCAGGGGGCATCGTCCCGACCACCCGTCAGGTTGGAAGAGGCTCACTGCTCCCGGCCCTGCTGCCGATACGGGTTCGTCCACACCTGGGCGAGACCACCGAGAACTACATCCGCCGCCTTGCCCGCGCCAACCACCTCAAGCCCAGTGCCCTGCACAGTCTTGCCTGCGGCCCGCCGAACTGGACCGGCAAACCCCGTCTGGACCGGCTCGCCGCCCTCACCGGCCGCCCGGCCGAGCACCTTGAGCGAGCTCTGACCGACGGCTCCGTCCCCCGCTGGCGCACGACCGTCACCGGCCAGGACGAGAGGCTCCCCAAGGGCACCTACCTGCTCTATCGCAAGATCCGCCAGGACGCTGAGAGTGGCTGGTCTGCCCGCAGGCTCGCTGAGCGGCACCAGGTCAGCCGGTGGGTCGTTCGGAAAGCGCTGACGGTGTCGCTGCCGCCCGCCCGCCAGCGGACCAACCCCTACCGAAAGACCCCCGTGATCGCGTCGGTCAGGCACCTGGTGAACCCCATGATCAGCCGGGACATGTCCGCGAAGCGCATCTGGACGGCGCTGATGGACGACCACGGCGTCTCGATCTCTTTCTCCACCCTCAACGCCTACATCCGCAGCCAGCGGACCGGCTATCGCTCACCCCCGCCGCCTATCTGCTGA